One genomic region from Candidatus Defluviilinea gracilis encodes:
- a CDS encoding FAD-dependent oxidoreductase produces the protein MESKVTVYGAYWCPDCRRAKKFLGENFVPYKWIDIEQDKSAEEYVLKRNNGKRIIPTIVFEDDTFLVEPSNAELAKKLGLKTEASKTYYDLIIIGGGPAGLTAAIYASREGADVLLVERSGLGGQAGITVGLDNFPGFPEGISGQEFSDRVAQQARRFGVEILQAVDVERMEREEGYHEVYMSDGKHYHSLAVLIATGASYRRLEVPGEDDYIGAGIHFCATCDGPFYKGSKEIVVVGGGNSAVEEGLHLTNFTDKVTLLVRGDRLTASQIAVDKVNEPNSGVDVKYNVIVDAFEGKDSKLKTIKYHFKDSDKIEEVHPAAAFVFIGQTPNTGFLKDYVELDKWGFVLTGHELTHDEHAEHAPLPFETNVSGIFVAGDARHGSTKQVASAVGEGAAASISIREFLRRSE, from the coding sequence ATGGAATCAAAAGTAACCGTCTACGGCGCGTATTGGTGTCCCGACTGCCGCCGCGCGAAGAAATTTCTGGGCGAGAATTTTGTCCCTTACAAGTGGATCGACATCGAGCAGGATAAATCCGCTGAAGAATATGTGTTGAAACGCAACAACGGCAAGCGCATCATCCCCACGATCGTTTTTGAAGATGATACATTCCTCGTCGAGCCCTCCAATGCGGAGTTGGCGAAGAAACTGGGACTCAAAACCGAAGCATCGAAGACATACTACGACCTGATCATCATCGGCGGTGGACCTGCTGGACTCACTGCGGCGATCTACGCCTCCCGCGAAGGCGCGGATGTGCTCCTCGTCGAACGTTCGGGACTCGGCGGGCAGGCTGGCATCACGGTGGGACTCGACAACTTCCCCGGCTTCCCCGAAGGCATCAGCGGACAGGAATTCTCCGACCGTGTGGCGCAACAGGCGCGGCGTTTCGGCGTGGAGATTTTGCAGGCAGTGGATGTCGAGCGCATGGAAAGGGAGGAGGGCTATCACGAAGTCTACATGTCGGATGGCAAGCATTATCACTCGCTGGCAGTGTTGATCGCAACAGGCGCGTCGTATCGCAGGCTCGAAGTCCCCGGCGAGGACGATTACATCGGCGCGGGGATTCATTTCTGCGCGACGTGTGACGGTCCGTTTTACAAAGGCTCGAAGGAAATTGTTGTGGTCGGCGGCGGCAACTCGGCGGTGGAGGAGGGTTTGCATCTCACCAACTTTACCGACAAAGTGACCTTGCTCGTGCGCGGCGATAGACTCACGGCGAGCCAGATCGCGGTGGATAAGGTCAATGAACCGAACTCAGGCGTGGACGTGAAGTACAACGTGATCGTGGATGCCTTTGAAGGCAAAGACTCGAAATTGAAGACGATCAAATATCATTTCAAAGACAGCGATAAAATCGAAGAGGTTCATCCTGCCGCGGCGTTTGTCTTCATCGGTCAAACTCCGAACACAGGATTCTTGAAAGATTACGTCGAGTTGGACAAATGGGGATTTGTGCTGACGGGACACGAACTCACGCATGACGAGCACGCCGAACACGCGCCGCTTCCGTTCGAAACGAATGTGTCGGGAATTTTCGTCGCTGGCGACGCGCGGCATGGAAGCACCAAGCAGGTCGCTTCGGCGGTCGGCGAAGGCGCGGCGGCTTCGATTTCGATAAGAGAGTTTTTGCGGAGGAGTGAATAA
- the vanZ gene encoding VanZ family protein, which translates to MRTQLFKWLPALLTMAVIFWFSSQPSNELPNFGLVDRIIKKSGHVFEYAVLAFWVWYALDFRKDLRWLVWLIAILYAATDEYHQSFVRGRFPSVWDVMVFDHAGALISLWVGQRYRYILDKTSRRMP; encoded by the coding sequence ATGAGAACCCAACTTTTCAAATGGCTTCCCGCCTTGCTGACGATGGCGGTCATCTTTTGGTTTTCCTCCCAGCCTTCGAACGAATTACCGAATTTCGGTTTAGTTGATCGGATCATCAAAAAATCGGGGCACGTCTTCGAATATGCCGTGCTGGCGTTTTGGGTTTGGTACGCGCTGGACTTTCGGAAAGACCTTCGCTGGCTTGTGTGGCTGATCGCAATCCTCTACGCCGCGACGGATGAATATCATCAATCGTTCGTGCGCGGACGATTCCCGTCTGTGTGGGATGTGATGGTTTTCGATCATGCGGGAGCGTTGATCAGTTTGTGGGTTGGGCAACGTTACAGATACATCTTGGATAAAACGTCCCGAAGGATGCCTTGA
- a CDS encoding segregation/condensation protein A translates to MENLLGRQLNYTVQTPVYEGPLDLLLDLIERAELDITAVSLALVTDQYLAYINGMEELNADEISAFLVIAAKLLQIKSEALLPRPPAREAGEEDAGQSLVDQLKLYKRFKEIGGWLHGRQDENLRTYLRIAPPPKVEPKLDLSNLTLEKLVMAAESAFAKGRAKEPLGTVIAPPRVTIREKIDMIAKIMKDVQRSTFRAMVTDGASRLEIVVTFLAMLELIKRYRIDAHQEGLFSDIEINRTDDWKDDEELELEFE, encoded by the coding sequence ATGGAGAACCTGCTCGGACGACAATTGAATTACACCGTCCAAACGCCCGTGTACGAGGGTCCCCTCGACCTGTTGCTCGACTTGATCGAGCGCGCCGAGTTGGACATCACCGCCGTTTCGCTGGCGCTGGTGACGGACCAATATCTCGCGTACATCAACGGCATGGAAGAGTTGAACGCGGACGAGATCTCCGCGTTCTTGGTGATCGCGGCGAAGTTGTTGCAAATAAAATCGGAAGCGTTGTTACCAAGACCGCCTGCGCGCGAAGCAGGCGAGGAAGATGCGGGGCAGTCGCTCGTTGACCAGTTGAAGTTATACAAACGCTTCAAAGAGATCGGCGGTTGGTTGCATGGGCGCCAAGACGAAAACTTGCGGACGTACTTGCGAATTGCTCCGCCTCCAAAAGTGGAACCGAAACTCGACCTGTCGAACCTCACGCTTGAAAAATTAGTGATGGCGGCAGAATCGGCGTTTGCAAAAGGCAGGGCGAAAGAACCGCTCGGAACGGTCATCGCGCCGCCGCGTGTGACCATCCGCGAAAAGATAGACATGATCGCAAAGATCATGAAAGATGTGCAACGCTCGACGTTCAGAGCAATGGTCACTGACGGCGCGTCGCGGCTGGAGATCGTCGTCACGTTTTTGGCGATGCTCGAACTCATCAAACGCTATCGCATCGACGCGCATCAGGAAGGTTTGTTCAGCGACATCGAGATCAACCGCACCGACGATTGGAAAGATGATGAGGAGTTGGAATTGGAATTTGAGTAA
- the moaC gene encoding cyclic pyranopterin monophosphate synthase MoaC — MSKLSHLDEHGNAKMVDVSHKPDTERIAIARGEVRMKIETLDLIRAGQMKKGDVLTVAQIAGITASKRTSDLIPLCHPLPLSKVDVELTLDESLPGVIVTATVKTIGKTGVEMEALTAVSVAALTVYDMAKAAEKTMTIQNIRLIEKHGGQSGDVVNQ, encoded by the coding sequence ATGTCAAAACTATCCCATCTCGACGAACACGGCAACGCGAAGATGGTGGATGTGAGTCACAAGCCCGACACCGAACGGATCGCCATCGCGCGCGGCGAAGTTCGCATGAAAATAGAGACGTTGGATTTGATCCGCGCGGGGCAGATGAAAAAAGGGGATGTGCTGACCGTCGCGCAGATTGCAGGCATCACCGCTTCAAAACGGACCTCCGACTTGATTCCGCTTTGTCATCCTCTCCCACTCTCGAAAGTGGATGTAGAGCTGACGCTCGACGAGTCGCTCCCAGGCGTGATCGTCACCGCCACTGTGAAAACAATCGGCAAAACAGGCGTGGAGATGGAAGCGTTAACCGCCGTCTCAGTCGCCGCGCTGACGGTTTACGACATGGCAAAAGCGGCAGAGAAGACGATGACGATTCAGAATATCCGCTTGATTGAGAAGCATGGCGGGCAGAGTGGCGATGTAGTGAATCAGTAA
- a CDS encoding cupin domain-containing protein, giving the protein MKLDAINLQNKLSKFSEHWSPKIVAQMNDYQFKVVKVLGEFDWHDHPETDETFLVLKGTLDIHFRAGHVALNEGEMYVVPKGVEHKPVANEECHILLIEPAGTVNTGDVVSEKTAPNDVWI; this is encoded by the coding sequence ATGAAACTAGATGCGATAAACCTTCAAAATAAATTATCCAAGTTCTCCGAGCATTGGTCGCCGAAGATCGTCGCGCAGATGAACGATTATCAATTCAAAGTGGTGAAAGTGTTGGGAGAGTTTGACTGGCACGATCACCCCGAAACAGACGAAACCTTTCTGGTGTTGAAAGGCACGCTCGATATCCACTTCCGCGCGGGGCATGTCGCTTTGAACGAAGGTGAAATGTATGTCGTCCCCAAAGGCGTGGAGCATAAACCAGTTGCCAATGAAGAATGTCATATTTTGTTAATTGAACCTGCGGGTACAGTTAACACAGGCGACGTTGTCAGTGAGAAAACAGCCCCGAACGATGTTTGGATCTAA
- a CDS encoding MoaD/ThiS family protein has translation MNHVKLLFFATIRERMGVRSVDLDVPTDLTIQGLKDRLSLEYPKVKDSMKSVLVTINREYAFDEAVIPANAEIGLFPPVSGG, from the coding sequence ATGAACCACGTAAAATTACTTTTCTTCGCCACCATCCGCGAACGGATGGGAGTTCGATCGGTCGACTTGGATGTGCCGACTGACCTGACAATTCAAGGATTGAAAGACAGGCTTTCGTTGGAATATCCGAAGGTGAAAGATTCCATGAAAAGCGTGTTGGTCACTATCAATCGTGAGTACGCGTTCGATGAGGCGGTCATACCAGCGAACGCAGAAATTGGTCTTTTCCCTCCCGTCTCAGGAGGATGA
- a CDS encoding molybdenum cofactor biosynthesis protein MoaE has product MQPSNLPTVFSITEDEIDLNDLLAQITLTSTGAAAIFTGMVRGETKRGDEHQTEYLEYEAYIPMAEEKMKQVADEIRARWDAIEGIAIVQRIGKLYPKTPTVLIACTAAHRDTGVFEAARYGIDRLKEIVPIWKKEVSPSGEFWVEGEYIPKAGE; this is encoded by the coding sequence ATGCAACCTTCCAACCTTCCAACCGTTTTCTCCATCACCGAAGACGAGATTGACTTGAATGATCTCCTCGCGCAAATCACGCTCACGTCTACGGGCGCGGCGGCGATATTCACGGGCATGGTGCGCGGCGAAACGAAGCGCGGCGACGAACACCAAACAGAATATCTTGAGTACGAAGCGTACATCCCGATGGCGGAAGAGAAGATGAAACAAGTTGCGGACGAGATCCGCGCGAGGTGGGATGCGATTGAGGGAATCGCCATCGTTCAGCGCATTGGCAAACTCTACCCGAAGACCCCGACTGTGTTAATCGCTTGCACTGCCGCGCATCGCGATACGGGAGTGTTCGAAGCCGCTCGGTATGGGATTGACCGACTCAAAGAGATCGTGCCAATTTGGAAAAAGGAAGTGAGTCCCAGTGGCGAGTTTTGGGTGGAAGGGGAGTACATCCCGAAGGCGGGGGAATGA
- a CDS encoding GNAT family N-acetyltransferase encodes MNYPRHHPHPFPKGEGIRDAFLAIKDEQIVGFANYGKEHSGDSKFLGELFAIYVLKQFQGQGVGRELVRRGEFRLEGGVKG; translated from the coding sequence ATGAATTACCCTCGCCATCACCCTCACCCTTTCCCAAAGGGAGAGGGGATACGCGACGCGTTCCTTGCGATCAAAGATGAACAGATCGTCGGCTTTGCGAATTACGGAAAAGAACACAGCGGCGATAGCAAATTTCTCGGCGAATTGTTTGCCATTTACGTGTTGAAACAATTTCAAGGACAAGGCGTCGGCAGGGAGTTGGTCAGGCGTGGGGAATTTCGGCTGGAGGGAGGGGTGAAAGGCTGA